From a region of the Sulfuriferula plumbiphila genome:
- a CDS encoding ribbon-helix-helix protein, CopG family gives MATLTLRLPDNLDRQLTALAAQTHQNRSELARTALEKFLRELEQEQLLAEMVEAARFLATNPEARAESIAIAEEFLPLDNEALDIAEGRKPGDPWPEELGEKWWK, from the coding sequence ATGGCGACCCTGACTTTACGCTTGCCGGATAATCTGGACCGGCAATTAACCGCACTGGCGGCGCAGACCCACCAGAACCGTTCCGAGCTGGCGCGCACGGCATTGGAGAAATTTTTGCGCGAACTGGAGCAGGAGCAGTTGCTGGCCGAGATGGTTGAGGCTGCCCGATTTCTGGCCACCAATCCGGAAGCGCGCGCCGAGAGCATTGCCATAGCGGAAGAGTTTTTGCCCTTGGACAATGAGGCACTCGATATCGCCGAAGGCCGTAAGCCCGGCGACCCATGGCCTGAGGAACTTGGCGAGAAGTGGTGGAAATAA
- a CDS encoding YhdP family protein — translation MIAFSRRWIRRSVDYVVLPLALVVVVLVLLLRLWILPDIDRWRDDIAASISHSAGQRVTLGEINANWQGLHPHLRIRDIRVFGADGRPVLFLADVRATLSWTSLLHGELRLAVLTMDDVALTIRRDMQGIHVAGILLNQSDSSGGFGDWLLAQRHIQVNHATLAWNDERRGAPYLVARDVNLTLQNRGHRHRFRLTAIPPEQLAQPLDIRGDFSGRSLDDLASWHGQVYARVDRTDLGQWRQWLTLPYAISQGYGGLRMWLDVASRQVIAATVDASLRQVSVRFAADLPVLRLADVSGRGLWKRLGPAQSFAVKQLSLRTANFVYVAPFDLTLRLDPANAIQPGSGRIDTNSVQLDRLAALAPYLPLDAVQRRRLADLQPRGQLEKFTLAWSGNADQPLDYQIKGRFTRLGWQAQGNLPGAAGLSGNIDATRSNGTLALTSSGVMLALPRVLFEPDVALTTLTARMNWRATQAGYLIKLTEASFANPDLAGSAFGEYQLQAGRRGVIDLTGRLSRANVASAYHYLPLVVKDPTYQWVRSALLAGQGGAASIRLQGDLSRFPFRKAGDGVFEISTPISNGVLQYAAGWPRIEGIQAQLKFTGTRMEISSDAATIYGAALRRVSAVIPDLVDPDEILEVKGEAAGPLAELVRFANTSPLAAKLDNVTDNLRTTGNSRLGLDLKLPLRRAHHATLVGDIRFLGNTLIPAHGLPTLENVQGRLSFTDTGISAQSISARLLGGAATLSAVTQPGGVTRLLVDGRMTAAGLRPYLGTALAGHLSGMADWHARVDLHQMQAQADFESNLVGMASDLPPPFAKAAADSQPLRVKKSLRGADESLLAIHYGQVASALLLQKQKDGEPVIERGTLRFGGEAVLPEESGLWITGSLLLSDLDLWRNELTAAGNGAIGLPPLAGVNLSFRTLDLFGRRFQDININARNQAGTWRANVAGRGVNGDVTWQAADSRAGQPQDRLGAHFKTLAIPAALPVQGVKSSPSGSLPALDISVDNLQLGNRPLGRLSVSATPLDSGLNFESIRLTQPDSTLTMQGIWNPDRIPQTRAKIHLEVNDVGRFLARFDHPGLVKRGQATLDGEGEWNGTPADIAIPSLSGTFALKASSGQFAKVDPGIGKLLGVLSLQALPRRIGLDFRDVFSDGFAFDEISGTMRLSRGVVYSDDFRMQGPSAKVRMSGMVDINAETQQLRVAVSPKLSESVALAGTLIGGPFVGLGALAVQKLLKDPFGQAATFEYSVTGAWTDPVVKRVARIAGGGEP, via the coding sequence ATGATTGCATTTAGCCGCCGCTGGATCAGACGCAGCGTTGACTACGTGGTACTGCCGCTGGCGTTGGTGGTCGTGGTGCTGGTTCTGCTGCTGCGCTTGTGGATCTTGCCGGACATCGACCGCTGGCGTGATGACATCGCCGCGTCCATCAGCCACAGCGCCGGACAACGCGTCACGCTGGGCGAGATCAACGCCAACTGGCAAGGCCTGCATCCACACCTGCGCATCCGCGACATTCGCGTATTTGGTGCGGATGGGCGCCCGGTACTGTTTCTGGCCGATGTGCGCGCGACGCTGTCGTGGACATCGCTGCTGCATGGCGAACTGCGCCTGGCCGTGCTCACCATGGACGATGTGGCGCTCACCATCCGGCGCGACATGCAGGGCATCCATGTTGCGGGCATTCTGCTCAACCAGTCTGATTCATCCGGCGGGTTTGGCGACTGGCTGCTGGCACAGCGGCATATCCAGGTCAATCATGCCACGCTGGCATGGAACGACGAGCGCCGCGGTGCGCCGTACCTGGTGGCGCGCGATGTCAACCTGACGCTGCAAAATCGTGGCCACCGGCACCGTTTCCGCCTGACCGCCATCCCTCCCGAACAGCTTGCCCAGCCGCTCGATATACGGGGCGATTTTAGCGGGCGCAGCCTGGATGATCTGGCCAGTTGGCATGGTCAGGTCTACGCCCGTGTGGATCGTACCGATCTCGGCCAGTGGCGCCAGTGGCTGACCTTGCCTTATGCCATCAGCCAGGGTTACGGCGGCCTGCGTATGTGGCTGGATGTTGCCAGCAGGCAAGTCATTGCGGCAACGGTGGATGCTTCCCTGCGCCAGGTGTCGGTACGGTTCGCAGCGGATTTGCCGGTGCTGCGGCTGGCGGATGTGTCCGGGCGCGGCTTATGGAAACGGCTGGGGCCGGCACAGTCGTTTGCCGTCAAACAACTGAGTTTGCGTACGGCGAATTTTGTTTATGTGGCGCCGTTCGACCTCACGCTGCGGCTGGATCCGGCCAACGCAATCCAGCCGGGCAGCGGTCGTATTGACACTAACAGCGTGCAACTCGACCGGTTAGCCGCATTGGCGCCCTACCTGCCGCTGGATGCGGTGCAGCGCCGGCGCCTGGCGGATTTGCAACCGCGCGGCCAACTGGAAAAATTCACCCTGGCCTGGAGCGGCAACGCCGACCAGCCGCTCGATTACCAGATCAAGGGCCGTTTTACCCGGCTCGGCTGGCAAGCGCAGGGTAACTTGCCGGGTGCCGCGGGTTTGTCCGGCAATATTGACGCAACGCGTAGCAACGGCACGCTGGCGCTCACCAGCAGCGGCGTGATGCTGGCGCTGCCGCGCGTGCTGTTCGAACCGGACGTGGCACTCACGACCCTGACAGCACGAATGAACTGGCGCGCAACCCAGGCCGGCTATCTCATCAAGCTGACCGAGGCCTCGTTTGCCAATCCGGATCTGGCCGGCAGTGCATTTGGCGAGTACCAGTTGCAAGCCGGTCGGCGTGGTGTGATTGATCTGACCGGGCGACTGAGCCGCGCCAATGTCGCCAGCGCTTACCACTATCTGCCGCTGGTGGTGAAAGATCCTACCTACCAGTGGGTGCGTAGCGCGCTGCTGGCCGGGCAGGGCGGCGCGGCCAGCATTCGTCTGCAGGGCGATCTGTCACGCTTTCCGTTCCGCAAGGCGGGTGATGGGGTATTCGAAATCAGTACCCCGATCAGCAACGGCGTGCTGCAATACGCTGCAGGCTGGCCACGTATCGAGGGTATCCAGGCGCAGTTGAAATTCACCGGCACGCGCATGGAGATCAGCTCCGATGCCGCGACAATTTATGGCGCTGCACTGCGCCGGGTGAGCGCGGTTATCCCCGATCTGGTTGATCCCGACGAAATACTTGAAGTCAAAGGCGAGGCAGCCGGGCCGCTGGCCGAGTTGGTGCGTTTTGCCAATACCAGCCCGCTTGCCGCCAAACTCGACAATGTGACTGACAATCTGCGCACCACCGGCAACAGCCGGCTGGGGCTGGACCTGAAACTGCCGCTGCGGCGCGCGCATCACGCCACCCTGGTGGGCGATATCCGCTTCCTCGGCAATACCCTGATCCCGGCGCACGGCCTGCCCACGCTGGAAAACGTGCAGGGGCGGCTGAGTTTTACCGATACCGGCATTAGCGCGCAGAGCATCAGCGCGCGGCTGTTGGGAGGGGCGGCCACCCTGTCTGCTGTCACCCAGCCTGGCGGCGTGACCCGGCTGCTGGTGGATGGGCGCATGACTGCTGCCGGGCTGCGTCCTTATCTGGGCACGGCGCTGGCGGGCCACCTGAGTGGCATGGCGGACTGGCATGCGCGCGTGGATTTGCACCAGATGCAGGCGCAGGCCGATTTTGAATCGAACCTGGTGGGCATGGCATCGGACTTGCCCCCCCCGTTTGCCAAGGCGGCGGCGGATAGCCAGCCGCTGCGCGTGAAAAAAAGCCTGCGCGGCGCGGATGAATCCCTGCTGGCGATTCATTATGGCCAGGTGGCTTCGGCGTTGCTGTTGCAAAAACAGAAAGACGGTGAACCGGTCATTGAGCGCGGCACGTTGCGCTTCGGCGGCGAGGCGGTACTGCCGGAGGAGAGCGGGCTGTGGATTACGGGCTCCTTGCTGCTGTCCGACCTGGATCTCTGGCGCAATGAACTGACGGCGGCAGGAAACGGCGCGATCGGGCTGCCGCCGTTGGCCGGGGTCAACCTCAGTTTCCGCACCCTGGATCTGTTCGGTCGCCGCTTTCAGGATATCAATATCAACGCCCGCAACCAGGCCGGCACGTGGCGTGCCAACGTAGCCGGGCGGGGTGTCAACGGCGATGTGACGTGGCAAGCTGCGGATAGCCGGGCGGGCCAGCCGCAGGACAGACTCGGCGCCCATTTCAAAACCCTGGCCATTCCCGCTGCGCTGCCTGTACAGGGCGTAAAATCCTCACCGAGCGGCAGCCTGCCCGCGCTGGATATCAGCGTGGACAACCTGCAGCTGGGAAACCGCCCGCTGGGTCGGCTGAGTGTCAGCGCCACGCCGCTGGACAGCGGTCTCAATTTTGAATCCATCCGCCTCACTCAGCCGGACAGCACTTTGACCATGCAGGGTATCTGGAATCCTGACCGCATCCCGCAGACCCGGGCCAAAATCCATCTGGAGGTGAATGACGTGGGCAGGTTTCTCGCACGTTTTGATCACCCTGGCCTGGTCAAACGCGGCCAGGCAACGCTGGATGGCGAAGGTGAATGGAATGGCACACCGGCGGATATCGCCATTCCCTCGCTGTCCGGCACGTTTGCATTGAAGGCCAGCAGCGGCCAGTTTGCCAAGGTGGACCCCGGCATCGGCAAGCTGCTGGGGGTGCTCAGCCTGCAGGCGTTGCCGCGTCGCATCGGGCTGGATTTCCGTGATGTGTTTAGCGACGGGTTCGCCTTCGATGAGATTTCCGGTACCATGAGGTTGAGTCGTGGCGTGGTATACAGTGACGATTTCCGCATGCAGGGCCCTTCTGCCAAGGTGCGCATGAGTGGTATGGTGGATATCAATGCCGAGACCCAGCAGTTGCGCGTGGCCGTATCCCCCAAACTGAGCGAGAGCGTGGCGCTGGCAGGCACCCTGATCGGCGGTCCGTTCGTCGGCCTGGGCGCGCTGGCGGTGCAAAAGCTGCTCAAGGACCCCTTCGGTCAGGCCGCCACGTTTGAATACAGCGTCACCGGTGCGTGGACTGATCCGGTGGTCAAACGGGTTGCACGCATTGCCGGGGGCGGCGAGCCATGA
- a CDS encoding carbon-nitrogen hydrolase family protein, with protein MSDKTSKSPSSFAKPKSRTTVAKPARAPAPGVIRMAAIQMASGPNVSANLAEAERLVALAVAGGAKLVVLPEFFAIMGNKDTDKVAAREEEGKGPIQKFLASAAKKHKIWLVGGSVPLACDNPKKVRNSCLVYDDKGKLVARYDKIHLFGLDLGVEHYQEEKTIEPGDQIVVLDSPFGRIGLSVCYDLRFPELYRAMPNVDIILVPSAFTATTGKAHFETLVRARAIENLAYVIAPAQGGYHLSGRETHGDTMIVDPWGVVLDRLPRGSGVVMAGINPAYQASLRKSLPALKHRTLDCSHIQIKDKAIK; from the coding sequence GTGAGCGATAAAACTAGCAAATCCCCATCCAGTTTTGCCAAACCCAAAAGCCGTACTACTGTGGCCAAGCCGGCACGCGCACCCGCGCCCGGTGTGATCCGCATGGCTGCCATCCAGATGGCATCCGGTCCCAATGTCAGTGCCAACCTGGCGGAAGCCGAGCGGCTGGTCGCGTTAGCCGTGGCAGGCGGTGCAAAACTGGTGGTGCTGCCCGAGTTTTTTGCCATTATGGGCAACAAGGACACCGATAAAGTCGCAGCACGCGAGGAAGAGGGCAAGGGCCCCATCCAGAAATTCCTTGCCAGCGCCGCCAAAAAACACAAAATATGGCTGGTAGGCGGCTCCGTGCCGCTGGCCTGCGACAATCCCAAAAAGGTTCGCAACAGCTGTCTGGTGTACGACGACAAGGGCAAGCTGGTGGCGCGCTACGACAAGATTCACCTGTTTGGTCTCGACCTGGGTGTCGAACACTACCAGGAAGAAAAGACCATCGAACCCGGTGATCAGATTGTGGTGCTGGACTCGCCGTTTGGACGCATCGGGCTGTCCGTCTGCTACGACCTGCGCTTCCCCGAGCTATACCGCGCCATGCCCAATGTGGACATCATCCTGGTGCCGTCGGCATTTACCGCCACCACTGGCAAGGCACACTTCGAGACCCTGGTGCGTGCGCGCGCCATTGAGAATCTGGCCTACGTCATCGCCCCGGCGCAAGGTGGCTATCATTTGTCCGGGCGCGAAACCCATGGCGATACCATGATCGTTGACCCTTGGGGGGTGGTGCTGGACCGCCTGCCGCGTGGTTCGGGCGTGGTCATGGCCGGCATCAATCCGGCCTATCAGGCGAGCCTGAGAAAAAGCCTCCCCGCATTGAAACACCGCACCCTCGATTGCAGTCATATCCAGATCAAGGACAAGGCGATTAAATAG
- a CDS encoding type II toxin-antitoxin system PemK/MazF family toxin: protein MVEIMRRGEIWLARLNPNTGAEAGKVRPVLILLNDALLATGMSPVLCIPLTSKLYKNLAGLRIAIAPRGLLLKPCYAMPEQARALDRNRFGEGSLATLTNAEMAQVEKLFIAACGMAQYLIPQH from the coding sequence GTGGTGGAAATAATGCGGCGCGGAGAAATCTGGCTGGCCAGACTCAACCCAAACACTGGCGCGGAAGCCGGGAAGGTGCGCCCAGTGCTGATCCTGCTCAACGATGCGCTGCTGGCCACAGGTATGAGCCCGGTGCTGTGCATTCCACTGACCAGCAAGCTGTACAAAAATTTGGCGGGGTTGCGCATTGCCATTGCGCCGCGCGGGCTTCTGCTCAAACCGTGTTATGCCATGCCGGAACAGGCGCGTGCGCTGGACCGGAATCGCTTTGGTGAAGGCTCGCTCGCCACGTTGACGAACGCGGAAATGGCCCAGGTCGAAAAACTTTTTATCGCCGCCTGCGGCATGGCGCAATACCTTATCCCGCAGCACTGA
- the cas1c gene encoding type I-C CRISPR-associated endonuclease Cas1c: protein MHTIQNTLYVMTPHAYAHLENATLRIDVEREKKLQVPLHHLGGVVCFGNVMVSPALMHRLADEGKSLVLLDDSGRFKARLEGPVSGNILLRQAHHSKASEPAFALGVARAVVAGKLKNSRTNLQRGAREAADPDEAATLTRSADNLAASLRAAAVANTMDELRGVEGEAARGYFAALNLIVKPLARPSFALNGRSRRPPLDRFNALLSFLYAMLMNDCRSAVEAAGLDAQLGFLHAVRPGRAALALDLQEEFRSILADRLALTLINRGQINAADFDEREGGAVMLGDKGRRTVVTAWQERKQEEITHPLTENKIPIGLLPFIQARFIARTIRGEMEGYLPYQAK, encoded by the coding sequence ATGCATACAATTCAAAACACACTCTACGTTATGACCCCTCATGCCTACGCGCATCTGGAAAACGCCACCCTGCGCATCGACGTGGAACGGGAGAAAAAGCTCCAGGTGCCGCTGCATCACCTGGGCGGGGTGGTCTGTTTCGGTAATGTCATGGTCTCGCCCGCGCTCATGCACCGCTTGGCGGATGAAGGCAAATCGCTGGTGCTGCTGGATGATTCAGGCCGTTTCAAGGCGCGGCTCGAAGGCCCGGTCTCCGGCAACATCCTGTTGCGCCAGGCGCATCACAGCAAAGCCTCGGAGCCCGCTTTCGCCCTGGGGGTTGCGCGTGCCGTGGTCGCGGGCAAACTCAAAAACAGCCGCACCAACCTGCAACGCGGCGCGCGCGAAGCCGCTGACCCGGATGAAGCCGCCACGCTCACGCGCAGCGCCGACAACCTCGCCGCCTCACTGCGCGCAGCGGCCGTTGCCAACACCATGGACGAACTGCGCGGCGTGGAAGGCGAGGCCGCGCGCGGCTACTTCGCTGCCCTCAACCTCATTGTCAAACCCCTGGCTCGGCCATCGTTTGCCCTCAATGGGCGTAGCCGCCGTCCGCCCCTGGATCGTTTCAATGCCTTGCTCTCATTTCTCTACGCCATGCTCATGAACGACTGCCGCTCCGCCGTTGAGGCCGCCGGACTGGATGCGCAACTCGGTTTTCTCCACGCCGTGCGCCCCGGTCGTGCCGCGTTAGCACTCGATTTGCAGGAAGAATTCCGCTCGATACTTGCCGACCGGCTGGCGCTCACCCTAATCAATCGCGGACAAATCAACGCCGCCGATTTTGACGAACGCGAAGGCGGCGCCGTCATGCTGGGTGACAAAGGCCGCCGCACTGTCGTCACCGCCTGGCAGGAGCGCAAACAGGAAGAAATCACCCATCCGCTCACCGAAAACAAAATCCCCATCGGCCTGCTACCCTTCATCCAGGCACGTTTCATCGCGCGTACCATACGGGGCGAGATGGAAGGCTACCTGCCTTATCAGGCAAAATAG
- the cas4 gene encoding CRISPR-associated protein Cas4, with amino-acid sequence MANSADEIVALSALQHWIYCPRQCGLIHLEQAFEDNVHTARGQAVHHLVDTPGYEIKSGVRVERALPVWCDRLNLIGKADLVEFHPDDSVYPVEFKHGAKRQKLHDDIQLAAQAICLEEMLNRPVPKGAIFHATSHRRREVSITPELKQLVEETANAIRAMLASGKLPPPVNDARCRECSLKEICQPEALAERGRLERLREELFSAAG; translated from the coding sequence GTGGCAAATTCTGCAGACGAAATTGTCGCCCTCTCCGCCCTGCAACACTGGATCTACTGCCCGCGCCAGTGCGGGCTGATTCATCTGGAACAGGCGTTCGAGGACAATGTACACACGGCGCGCGGGCAGGCCGTGCACCATCTTGTTGATACGCCGGGTTATGAGATCAAATCCGGCGTGCGGGTAGAGCGCGCGTTGCCCGTGTGGTGTGATCGGCTCAATCTGATTGGCAAGGCCGATCTGGTTGAGTTTCACCCGGACGACAGTGTGTACCCAGTCGAGTTCAAGCATGGAGCCAAACGGCAGAAGTTGCACGACGACATACAGCTCGCCGCGCAAGCGATTTGTCTGGAAGAAATGCTGAACCGCCCCGTGCCCAAAGGCGCGATTTTTCACGCTACCAGCCACCGGCGGCGGGAGGTGTCCATCACACCGGAACTCAAGCAACTGGTGGAGGAAACCGCCAACGCCATTCGCGCCATGCTGGCCTCGGGCAAGCTTCCGCCGCCGGTGAACGATGCCCGCTGCCGGGAGTGTTCGCTGAAAGAGATTTGCCAGCCTGAGGCGCTGGCGGAACGGGGCAGATTGGAGCGCTTGCGTGAGGAATTGTTCAGTGCTGCGGGATAA
- the cas2 gene encoding CRISPR-associated endonuclease Cas2 codes for MLIIVTYDVSTETAAGRKRLRRVAKACEKMGQRVQKSVFECTVNEMQFEQLERTLLAEIDETQDNLRFYRITEPVEVRVKQHGCFRSVDFEGPLIA; via the coding sequence ATGCTCATCATCGTCACCTATGACGTCTCCACCGAAACGGCGGCCGGACGCAAGCGACTAAGACGGGTTGCAAAAGCCTGCGAAAAAATGGGGCAGCGCGTACAGAAATCCGTGTTCGAATGCACCGTCAACGAAATGCAGTTTGAACAACTGGAGCGCACACTGCTCGCCGAAATCGACGAGACACAGGATAATCTGCGTTTCTACCGCATCACCGAACCGGTGGAAGTGCGGGTCAAACAACATGGCTGCTTCCGCTCGGTGGACTTTGAAGGACCGCTCATTGCCTGA
- a CDS encoding DUF2934 domain-containing protein — translation MAESKAKSKASGKPVSAVAETKPKAKTAQPAAGKAAAQSAVAAKPKVAKPKVAAPGANEPAAKRSVKLSNPAVSAEQRYRMIAEAAYYIAERRNFAPGDAAADWAQAEVQIVALLNKK, via the coding sequence ATGGCCGAGTCCAAAGCAAAATCCAAGGCGTCAGGCAAACCAGTATCCGCTGTTGCCGAAACCAAACCCAAAGCCAAAACAGCGCAGCCCGCGGCCGGCAAAGCCGCCGCCCAGTCTGCGGTGGCCGCCAAGCCCAAAGTGGCCAAGCCCAAAGTGGCGGCACCTGGCGCGAACGAACCGGCTGCCAAACGCAGTGTGAAGCTATCCAATCCCGCTGTCAGCGCCGAGCAGCGCTATCGCATGATTGCAGAAGCAGCCTACTACATCGCCGAGCGCCGCAATTTTGCGCCGGGGGATGCGGCTGCCGACTGGGCGCAGGCCGAAGTGCAGATTGTCGCCCTGCTGAATAAAAAGTAG
- the tldD gene encoding metalloprotease TldD, which yields MTTSTLTGVLIPNPEMLFQTAHETLLVPNQLEASQLDGVFGRLMDHHVDYADLYFQYTRSEGWSLEEGQVKSGSFNIEQGVGVRAVSGEKTAFAYSDDISQPALLAAAEATRAIARSGAVRKPHAVARGGGHALYQPLDPLTTLKDAEKVALLEKLERYARAIDSRVTQVMASLASEYDVVLIARSDGHQAADVRPLVRLSLQVITEQDGRREQGSAGGGGRFGYDYFSDAMLKKYAEQAVHQALTNLAARPAPAGSMTVVLGAGWPGILLHEAIGHGLEGDFNRKGSSAFAGRVGERVAATGVTVVDDGTLMNRRGSLNVDDEGNLTQCTTLIENGVLKGYMQDTLNARLMGVPITGNARRESFAHIPMPRMTNTYMLNGDKDPEEIIASVKHGLYAVNFGGGQVDITSGKFVFSAAEAYMIEDGKITYPVKGATLIGNGPDVLTRVSMIGNDMALDPGVGTCGKEGQSVPVGVGQPTLRIDGLTVGGTA from the coding sequence ATGACGACTTCCACACTCACCGGCGTACTCATCCCCAACCCGGAGATGCTGTTCCAGACCGCGCATGAAACCCTGCTGGTGCCCAACCAGCTCGAGGCCAGCCAGCTCGATGGCGTGTTCGGGCGGCTCATGGATCATCACGTGGATTACGCCGACCTGTATTTTCAATATACCCGCTCCGAGGGCTGGAGCCTGGAAGAAGGGCAGGTCAAATCCGGCAGCTTCAATATCGAGCAGGGCGTGGGGGTGCGTGCGGTATCCGGCGAGAAAACCGCGTTTGCCTATTCCGACGACATCAGCCAGCCAGCCTTGCTCGCCGCCGCCGAAGCCACGCGCGCCATTGCCAGGAGCGGCGCGGTGCGCAAGCCCCATGCGGTGGCGCGTGGCGGCGGTCATGCCTTGTATCAGCCGCTGGATCCGCTCACCACGCTGAAAGACGCAGAAAAAGTCGCCCTGCTGGAAAAGCTGGAGCGCTATGCGCGCGCCATCGATAGCCGGGTCACGCAAGTCATGGCGAGCCTGGCGTCGGAATATGACGTGGTGCTGATTGCGCGCTCCGATGGCCACCAGGCTGCCGATGTGCGTCCGCTGGTGCGGCTGTCGTTGCAGGTGATTACCGAGCAGGATGGACGTCGCGAGCAGGGCTCGGCAGGCGGTGGCGGGCGTTTCGGGTATGACTATTTCAGCGATGCCATGCTGAAAAAATACGCTGAACAGGCGGTGCATCAGGCGCTCACCAATCTGGCCGCCAGGCCTGCTCCGGCGGGCAGCATGACGGTGGTGCTGGGTGCGGGCTGGCCGGGCATTTTGCTGCACGAGGCGATCGGCCACGGCCTGGAAGGCGACTTCAACCGCAAGGGCAGTTCGGCGTTTGCCGGGCGGGTGGGCGAGCGCGTCGCGGCCACCGGCGTGACGGTGGTGGACGACGGTACCCTGATGAACCGGCGCGGCTCGCTCAACGTCGACGACGAAGGCAACCTCACCCAGTGCACCACGCTGATCGAAAACGGCGTGCTCAAGGGCTATATGCAGGACACGCTCAACGCGCGCCTGATGGGAGTGCCGATTACCGGCAATGCGCGGCGCGAATCCTTCGCCCATATTCCGATGCCGCGCATGACCAACACCTACATGCTCAACGGCGACAAAGACCCCGAGGAGATCATCGCCTCGGTCAAGCACGGTCTGTATGCGGTGAATTTCGGCGGCGGGCAGGTGGATATCACCAGCGGCAAATTCGTGTTTTCCGCCGCCGAAGCCTACATGATCGAGGATGGCAAAATCACTTATCCGGTGAAAGGTGCTACCCTGATCGGTAATGGTCCCGATGTGCTCACCCGTGTCTCCATGATCGGCAACGACATGGCGCTCGACCCCGGTGTTGGTACCTGCGGCAAGGAAGGCCAGAGCGTGCCGGTGGGCGTCGGTCAGCCAACCTTGCGCATCGATGGTTTGACTGTGGGTGGAACCGCCTGA